The Kryptolebias marmoratus isolate JLee-2015 linkage group LG7, ASM164957v2, whole genome shotgun sequence region CAGGtaagtgtttcagttttaagcGAGTACACATCTGGTTATTATTGgtgttttcagacattttgttttttcttaatcaCTCAATTAAGCCTGATTCAGGCTGTGCAATAAGAAGCAACCACGCTGCGTTTAATGACCATTAAAGTGGCATTAACGATGTTTGTTTTCCCCACCTCTTGCTTTAATAATGCCCGAAggagatgatgtttttgcccgtgtttgtgtgtctgtcgtttcaaatatatttttttgctcttcCAGGTCATGAATCAATAAAGGTACTCTTGTTTTTGGGCCccgtaataaaaacaaatatccagTTGGAAGGATAAGAGCGAGCCCTATCAGCACTTTATTCACATGACGAATGTTGCTGCTGAACAGGCAGCCGGGAACAAACCGTCCAATCAgatcttctgtttttaatctggaTACTTATTATGggatgtgttttgttatgttgtCATCTGTGTACAGTTTCTTGTCCGAGGTCTAAGTTGATAACCCTTTAACGCAGGAATGTCAAATGGCGCAGCTGGATGCCTCATGGGTCGAGgctgatccctattgatttcaaggtcacagggttgAAGGATAATGCCACAGGGGACCCCCTCTATGAAAACTTTGTCCGTGCTCTAAATCTGCAACTTCATCATATAGGAATGTAAAAACTGCTTAGCTGGACACCTCATTAGTCAAAAATGATCcctactgatttcaaggtcacggggtcaaaggtcagtgcCACAGGTGAGCCCTTCTTTGCTCCAGCTGCACATCCAAGTAGCTCAGAGGCGTCAAAGTTTTTGTTCCTTGGTTTTTGCCTACAGGCGGGTGCTTTACGTGCTGTTGGTTGTGATGCTGTTGTGCAGAGCGtggctcagtgtgtgtgtgtgtgtgtgtgtgtgtgtgtgctgggggggggggggNNNNNNNNNNNNNNGGGGGGGGGGGGCGTTGTTGGATATTTGGTACTaatcatgaaaacatttgtagaGAAGAGGAAACTTGGTTCAGAGTGAGGCAAACGTGTCAGTTCAAAACCCCCaaaaagaaagtacaaaaaaacaaaagaaaatacagaaatattagCAAAAGCATCAGCAGAGAAGGCCGATAAAAGGGGAAGCTGtgtgtcttcattttaaaaaacaggtaaTATAATGGTAAGAGTCCTCAGGAACCCCCCCCTGATCTGCAGGAGAAATAATAAGACTTTGATGCTGGGAGGCGTTTTATGACCGGAAGGGTTTTAACTTGTGTATCAATACAAAGGGGCTGAATTATTTTTGCTTTCGGTTCCGTTCTTCAAAGCAAATATTTGAACTCGAGATGTCTCCTGAGATGTGAGGTGTCACACAAAGAAGTCTCATGAACAGGTTGAGTCACAccgacaggttttttttttttttttggtttgtttgttgttttaggaaGTGATCATATGATCGAGAACAAGAGACCCACCCTTAATTTTTCATTAATATTAAACACATCCCATTAAATCTTCATAAAACAAACGTTACATGAATGTAAACTCAAATATTCCAGTAATTGTCCACATTTATTATCTTACTGCAGCATTTAAAGCCATTTAGGTGAGACTGAAAGACTGCAAACTACTAGGAAACAAccttatttgaataaaaagttctttttttttttatggaagtgACCCAGTGTGCCTCCTGTTTCACGTGACAGTGTCTGTTGTAATTATAAACCCCAAACCTGTCTTAAGATTTGATCAAACTGCCTGAATGTTGCAATCCGTGTTTCTGTGGCAGCAGCTATTGGAAATATTTTATCTCTTAATCAGCTTGTGTGGGGAAATCTGCGGATATATACTAACTTGAGATGTGTGactctttctgctgttttccctTGGTGTATTTAATGAGTAAAACCTAAAAGGAGAGTAAATATGACATGTTTTTGTGGGGGTTTTCCTccctcagcagctcctcctgccGCTGCTGGGCCTCGGTCATATGACAAGGACAGACGCCGCCTTCTGCGTCTTCATGCGCGCAATGGTtcgtaaaaataaaatagtgctTTAGAAAAATCCAAACTGTGAGTCACGAAAATCCTTTagaataaatgtaaagtatGAGATAAGAAGTTCAGCCTTGTTCAAcgaggaaagaaataaaaagaaaagtcgaGCTGCGCCCCACGAACTAGACCGCGCCGCGTTGTTATTGTATCCCTCCGCCGCAGTCGCACTCGGAAAAACAGCTGTGGCGAACCGAAGCTAAGCTAGCGTCGCCCGTGTTTTTGGTGAGTGTGTGTCAGCGGTTTGAGTCGTTCTCTGAGCACACACAGCCCTTCCGTGCGCATCCCAGGAGTGACCGGCTCGTCGTCTGTCATCCCCCCTTCCACGATGAAGTTTCAGTACAAAGAGGAGCACCCATTCGAGAAGAGGAGGTCCGAGGGCGAGAAAATAAGGAAGAAGTACCCGGACAGGGTTCCTGTAAGTGGCTGTCAGCGTtagctagctgttagcatgttagcacgGGGTGACAGGCTATtcgagttaaaaataaaaaaagggtggTTTTGCTTTGTAAATGCTTGCGACCCTGTGCGAAGTCGTTTGGGGAATAAATGCGATGGTTCCGAATTAAAACTTCCCACCTCCGGGGTGTTTTTTGTCGGGGGTAAACACGGTTAGCTAACGACGACGGAGGTTAGCCAGGCGCCGCGGCCGCGCCGAACAGGCCGGGAAACCGCGATAACGTGGCGTAATAATCAATCAGGGCGTGTGTGTATGGTGGTGGGGGAGTTTATTTAAGCCCTGCGGTGCTTAAAATGTGTGTAACATTCTGTTACACACATGTTTTTTTGGTTCGGGCTGGGTATTTGAACGCAAACAAGCGGCGCGCCGTGTAAACAGACGGGCTCTGCTTGTTTACGTCGTTCTGGGTTTTGGACGAACGTCACCGACTCCGGGGGGGGGGAATTCTGGTACTGATCCTGGTTCCGGATCCGAACCTCGGGCCTGTCCCCATCTGCTCTCGGTCCCGTGCAAACCAACCTGGGAGGCTTCATCGAAtctcatgttttctgttagcaaaatatctcccaaacCATAGGATGGATTTTTCAATGAACCCCTCAGAGCTGCTGGAGTCAgcctggttcaagatggccgccaggaCCAGCCAGTTTTggcttggtagtagctgagcctgatcCCCAACACGCCCTCTGATTGCGCATGAgctctgttagcgaaatatctcgcgagccgctggatggattttaacgaaaatTTTCAGGCAGAAATAACCGGATGTTCCTCTTCGACTGGTCGACTGTTGGAGTCAACGCAACAGCGACAGCTCGAGTCgggtttacagatactgagaggAAAtctggcgtggtggtagctgagagtcgcctcCAGCTCGCGCTTTGAGCTTGATATCCAAAGagacaaagttatttttaataaatctgtctCCGATGAGACGATCTCAGAGGGCGACAAGCATTCCCTCAACGAGTTTCAGGCCGTCAGCGTTACacgttctcctttttttttaaaatcaggtttaatcaattaatttaaatcttgattccattttaacactaAACGATTATCAAAACTTTTCTAGACTGCTTTAATTTTAGAGCATTGCTCTTTTTCTAACtctgttttttgtacttttttgatcaaatttttgagttcattgttttattaatttacacttaaaaaatagatttaaaaaaaaatcagaataagtTTGTGGTCCTAATCATCAAGTCTTCAGTTTGTTGTAGGGTTTTCATTGTATTCACCTGCCGCTGAATAGTAAAACAAAGGTGatgttttgagttgttttgcctgtgtctgttagtaaaatatctcatgaaaagGCTTTGAACttagtcagtttaacagatttctTTACCTACAGTTTGGTGTAGAAGCAGCCGAAAACGAATTGCGCAACATTTCCACAGTCGGCCGTGGCTGACCACAACAGATTAACTtgacccaagtcaagatggccgccacagctgattcATTAATTTTATGAACTCTGGGCCTGTAGTTAAATGTAATGTATTGTAAAAACATCTCTGAGTGTCTGACGATTAGTagctgaaatgagcagattttCGGTCAGAGAACTCGTCCGGTTTTAGAGATACTCTAAACAAATCGGAGCTTTGAAGAGTGAAAACCCAGCCCGTGTTTATAACGCTCCCCGGTTTGTTGCTGAGACTTTCTGCTCCGTGACGAATCATTCAACTGCCTAAAGGATAAGTTCCTGTTTGCCTTTAGCTCAGATACTCCCTCACAGGTCCTATTTTTAGAGGCGAAAGGTGCcgaaaatagttttatttgttggttgTCTACGTTTTCTGTTTCAAGCTGAAgtgtttttatctaaatatgCTGCGTTCTTTCTGACTGTCACATAAATCAAAGTTCAGATcgtctttattttaaacctcacttgactgagtttttttctttctcagttcctttttttgtttgtttctaagcAGCATACgatcaaacacaaatacactctATAAACACAGCTGTTGTTCggtcaaagatttttttttctttacagatttattgattttaaaaacactttttctttttcccggCTAACAGGTAATTGTGGAGAAAGCTCCCAAAGCCAGAATAGGAGATCTGGACAAGAAGAAATATCTTGTCCCCTCTGACTTGACAGGTAATCCGttgcaggttgtttttttttttgttgttttttggtaaaaaagttaaatatttttaaaccgTTTCTGCAACTAAACAATCTCTCTCCATCCACAGTGGGTCAGTTTTACTTCCTAATCCGGAAAAGAATCCACTTGCGAGCCGAAGACGCGCTCTTCTTCTTCGTAAACAACGTCATTCCACCCACCTCGGCCACCATGGGACTGTTGTACCAGGTAAGAGGCCCGACTCGGGGATGTTCGGACCGGTCAGTGGTTGGATTATATTCGGATGGCTCCAGATACGGGTCTGAACTGTCTCCATGTGCACCTCTGACGATGTTCTGGACACCAAATGTACCTTCAGAGGCGGTTTGGACCTCCTTTTATCTGCATACCTTTAGCAGTCTGAACATAGACCGTGCCGAGCCGAAGCTGTAGGACCTGCTACCAAACTGACATGAGTAAGGGGGGCTGCTCAGCTGTCGactgattaaagataattaaatggCAAATTTGGGCAGGAATATTCTGAAAATACCCTCTTTTctgattaaacttttaaagaactATTCATCAAACCCCTTCTCAGTATTTTCTGAATCAAAGTGGATCAGAGGACGTTGTACGGGTGAGTTTCTCTGTGGTTcagtgtttgttctgattgttttcgGACCCGCTGTGGTCACCGTAAGCTGCGACGTGCTGCTGCGTCTTCTTGTCTTCGCCCGCTTTGACGCAGCAGAAAAATTTAGGCGATAACTCGTCAGAAATGCGACTCAAACGGCTCTAGACCAGGTAAAATGTTCCTGTAGGTCAGAACGTAACGAGAGCGGGAAAACATTCAACTGCATGACCGTCGGCAAAACCACAACTCTGAACCTCCTcgctgatttgtgtttttgttttggagggttttttttgtgctcctAACCACCGTTTCTTCTTCCACAGGAGCATCACGAGGAGGACTTCTTCCTCTACATCGCCTACAGTGACGAGAGCGTGTACGGGAGCAGCCAAAGGGAAATCTGACCCcctccctccacccccaccctctACCNCCTCTACCCCCCCGTCCTCTTCTTCAACCTCCACCCCACCTTTCTGAGACCTCCATCgttcagtcatttaaatattaaaatccaGCTCAGCGGCTTCGAGTTTCCAGCGTGAATACGTCAAATGCACTTTCATCACTACTTATGCATTACTTCTCTTCTGCAGTCTGAATTGTATTAGCTccgatttctttattttgtcttttttttttcagtaacgGCCTTTCCACAGGCGGCGTCGTGGCCAGTTCTTTCTCCAGTGTGATTATCGATCAtagtttaatataaaaacaaccGAGAAGGAATAACGTGATCATCTTGAACTACGTTGGTTTAAATCAGCTCTTACTGACTATAATCTTAATTATTAGGTGTCCAGTTTGGTGTTTAGGGTTAGGAAATGTATTAATCTTATCGGTTAAAGGCTTGTAGTTTAATCTCTAGTTTGGGGGGGAAGGATAACTGTTTTGCAGCAGTTGTTTCTTAGGAAAAACAAGGctagattgtattttttttgtcacatatgAATATTATTTGCTGGCCTGCGTCTGATCGTACGACAGGAGGACGATAGAATTCAGACTCCACAATCATCTGCTTTCAGTGGTGAGATAATTACGTTGACTGCTACTTtgattattgttgttattgtttatttcaaatggCTTTGTTTCTGAAGGTATTGTAAAGCTGAGTgcaattttcttcttctttattattattattattattttttaaagtttgtcttctttttttttttttgaaaagaaaaaaagaaacacagtttGAACTCTGTATACAGCTGCATTACTGGCTCTTTCTCTCCATTCATTACCATACTTGATAAAATGTGATGAAAATCCGTCCGTGTTTCTTTATTGAATGAATGTTAAACAAAATGGCGCaccttgacctttgaacccGGGCCTTATCGCTTCAGATACAGTCTTAAAGTTTCACAGCTACCCCGTTTTTAC contains the following coding sequences:
- the gabarapa gene encoding GABA(A) receptor-associated protein a; translation: MKFQYKEEHPFEKRRSEGEKIRKKYPDRVPVIVEKAPKARIGDLDKKKYLVPSDLTVGQFYFLIRKRIHLRAEDALFFFVNNVIPPTSATMGLLYQEHHEEDFFLYIAYSDESVYGSSQREI